Proteins encoded together in one Terriglobus saanensis SP1PR4 window:
- a CDS encoding HU family DNA-binding protein: protein MIKQDLIQRIVDRSGLPRTKAEAATDVIFDTMKKAMASGDRIELRGFGVFTVKPRKTGIGRNPRTGAEVSIEPGKAVRFKPGKDLQSLE from the coding sequence GTGATTAAACAGGACCTCATACAGCGTATTGTCGATCGGAGCGGGCTGCCTCGCACCAAGGCTGAAGCGGCAACGGATGTCATCTTCGACACAATGAAGAAGGCGATGGCCTCCGGCGACCGCATCGAGCTACGCGGTTTCGGTGTCTTTACCGTCAAGCCACGCAAGACCGGCATTGGACGCAATCCCCGCACCGGGGCCGAGGTTTCCATCGAACCGGGCAAGGCCGTTCGATTCAAGCCAGGCAAAGACTTACAGTCTCTCGAATAG
- the dcd gene encoding dCTP deaminase, with protein MAIKSDRWIREQAGKGMIEPFSEKQVRDGVISYGLSSYGYDLRVSDEFKIFTNVNSAIIDPKNFDERSFVSVQADAIIVPPNSFALARSIEYFRIPRDVLTICVGKSTYARCGIIVNVTPFEPEWEGFVTLEISNTTPLPAKIYANEGLCQILFFQSDEVCETSYADRAGKYQKQQGIVLPKL; from the coding sequence ATGGCCATCAAGAGCGACCGCTGGATTCGCGAGCAGGCAGGAAAAGGAATGATTGAACCCTTCAGCGAAAAGCAGGTCCGCGATGGCGTCATCTCTTACGGCCTCTCCTCCTACGGTTATGACCTTCGCGTCTCCGATGAATTCAAGATTTTCACCAATGTGAACTCCGCCATCATCGACCCCAAAAACTTCGACGAGCGCAGCTTTGTCTCCGTGCAGGCCGACGCCATCATCGTTCCGCCCAACTCCTTCGCCCTGGCGCGTTCGATCGAATACTTCCGTATTCCTCGCGATGTCCTCACAATCTGCGTCGGAAAAAGCACCTACGCGCGTTGCGGAATCATCGTCAACGTCACTCCCTTTGAGCCGGAATGGGAAGGCTTTGTCACACTGGAGATCTCCAACACCACACCGCTCCCGGCCAAGATCTACGCGAATGAAGGACTTTGCCAGATCCTGTTCTTTCAATCGGACGAAGTCTGCGAAACGAGCTATGCGGATCGCGCCGGAAAATACCAGAAGCAGCAAGGCATCGTTCTCCCCAAACTGTAG
- a CDS encoding helix-turn-helix transcriptional regulator, translated as MTQSDSIQPDVTPVDATSTDELPTPSAVRIGMVTSEPLRLLGTQDILGETIEVIPLTPTEALRDSAIDLVLVDNPILDDLLAIITSFRRGRPALRVVTLGPVVGMDVIERIIAAGAKGYLTYTSGPGDLRMAIEVVRDGSVWAPRKVLSRLMDLRSPEEKERPELRFTPREKQVLELLAAGHTNRDIAGKLSIDETTAKTHVGRLLRKIGVPNRVGLALYAVEKQIVIPGVSQPDG; from the coding sequence ATGACCCAGTCCGATTCGATCCAGCCCGACGTAACTCCAGTGGATGCAACGTCAACCGACGAGCTTCCAACGCCGAGTGCGGTTCGGATCGGGATGGTCACCTCCGAGCCGCTGCGCCTTCTCGGCACCCAGGACATTCTTGGGGAGACAATAGAGGTCATACCGCTCACGCCCACTGAGGCTCTGCGGGATTCCGCGATTGACCTCGTCCTTGTGGACAATCCCATCCTCGACGACCTTCTGGCTATCATCACCAGCTTCCGGCGCGGTCGGCCAGCGCTTCGTGTGGTTACCCTCGGCCCTGTGGTCGGGATGGACGTAATCGAACGCATTATTGCTGCGGGAGCGAAAGGGTACCTCACCTACACCAGCGGCCCAGGGGACCTCCGCATGGCGATTGAGGTCGTGCGGGACGGGTCCGTCTGGGCGCCACGCAAGGTCCTTTCCCGGCTGATGGACCTGCGCTCGCCAGAGGAGAAGGAGCGCCCTGAACTGCGCTTTACCCCTCGGGAAAAGCAGGTTCTGGAACTACTTGCGGCCGGACACACTAACCGGGACATCGCCGGGAAACTCTCCATTGACGAGACGACGGCTAAGACGCACGTTGGGCGTTTGCTTCGCAAGATAGGCGTTCCCAATCGTGTGGGACTTGCGCTCTATGCTGTGGAAAAGCAGATTGTTATTCCAGGTGTGTCGCAGCCAGATGGTTAA
- a CDS encoding lipid-binding SYLF domain-containing protein — protein MKRITATFCAMTLAATSLTAFAAGDKDKMIGRLDSAQAVLNEIMATPDKSVPQNILSSAYCVVVIPSFKKGAFVVGGQYGQGVATCRNTPSGKWSAPVFVQLAGGSFGFQIGGQSTDLVLIGMNERSLSDMLHNKFKIGGDAAASAGPVGRNAQAGTDWKLGAEFLTYSRSKGLFAGIDLDGTVLSQNQDDTRTFYGTDIQFESLLKGSTPVPPSARPFVRTVAKYFVAAKAAQ, from the coding sequence ATGAAACGAATTACAGCTACCTTCTGCGCGATGACCCTCGCAGCGACTTCACTGACTGCATTTGCCGCTGGTGACAAGGACAAGATGATCGGTCGTCTCGACAGCGCACAGGCTGTCCTGAACGAGATCATGGCGACACCGGACAAGTCCGTCCCCCAGAACATCCTCTCTTCGGCCTACTGCGTTGTAGTGATCCCTTCCTTCAAGAAGGGTGCCTTCGTTGTGGGCGGGCAGTACGGTCAGGGAGTTGCAACCTGCCGCAACACGCCCTCGGGCAAGTGGTCTGCTCCGGTCTTCGTCCAGCTCGCGGGCGGAAGCTTTGGCTTCCAGATCGGCGGTCAGTCGACGGATCTCGTCCTCATCGGTATGAACGAGCGCAGCTTGTCCGATATGTTGCATAACAAATTCAAGATCGGTGGCGATGCTGCTGCTTCTGCAGGTCCAGTAGGACGCAACGCACAGGCCGGTACGGACTGGAAGCTCGGTGCTGAGTTCCTGACGTATTCGCGCTCCAAGGGCCTCTTCGCCGGTATCGATCTCGACGGTACGGTCCTTTCGCAGAACCAGGATGACACTCGTACGTTCTACGGCACGGACATCCAGTTCGAGAGCTTGTTGAAGGGTTCCACTCCGGTTCCTCCTTCGGCTCGCCCCTTCGTTCGCACTGTAGCTAAGTACTTTGTAGCTGCAAAAGCAGCCCAGTAA
- a CDS encoding lysophospholipid acyltransferase family protein: protein MQPSFSSTRHRLEFGFVWLLVRGLGILPRSVARAFGAGIGLFCFHLLGRLRQTGLRNLQIAYPEKTVEQHTSALRSLYLSLGHQIAEFCCMSRYTAKFAQEHIFRYEGLEHFLAARERGKGALVLTGHLGAWELSSFVHSLVGYPMGMVIRRLDNPLVDEFVNRIRCLHGNRVLHKDDFARGLLRAMAKNETVGILMDTNMTPPQGVFVPYFGVPACTASGLARVARATDATVIPGFLLWSEAEKRYILHFGAALEVVRTEDAEADALANTALFTSTIEQYVRSAPEQWLWLHRRWKTRPPGEPPIY, encoded by the coding sequence TTGCAGCCATCTTTCTCAAGTACGCGCCACCGCCTCGAATTCGGCTTCGTCTGGCTTCTTGTCCGGGGTCTTGGCATCCTTCCGCGTTCTGTCGCGCGTGCCTTTGGAGCAGGAATCGGCCTCTTTTGCTTCCATCTCCTGGGTCGTCTGCGCCAGACCGGTCTGCGCAACCTCCAGATCGCGTACCCCGAGAAGACCGTTGAGCAGCATACGAGCGCGCTACGCAGTCTCTACCTTTCGCTAGGGCACCAGATTGCCGAATTCTGCTGCATGTCTCGCTACACCGCTAAATTTGCCCAGGAGCATATCTTTCGCTACGAAGGCCTGGAGCATTTTCTCGCTGCACGGGAACGGGGCAAGGGAGCTCTCGTTCTAACGGGCCACTTGGGGGCGTGGGAGCTTTCCAGCTTCGTTCACTCCCTCGTCGGCTATCCCATGGGAATGGTGATCCGTCGCCTCGACAACCCGCTCGTCGATGAGTTCGTCAACCGCATCCGCTGCCTGCATGGCAACCGCGTGCTGCATAAGGATGACTTCGCACGCGGTCTTCTCCGTGCCATGGCGAAGAATGAGACGGTTGGAATCCTGATGGACACCAACATGACGCCGCCGCAGGGAGTCTTTGTACCGTACTTCGGTGTTCCCGCGTGTACCGCTTCAGGATTGGCTCGTGTCGCTCGCGCCACGGACGCTACGGTGATTCCCGGCTTCCTGCTTTGGAGCGAGGCGGAGAAGCGCTACATCCTTCACTTCGGCGCGGCTTTGGAGGTCGTCCGGACAGAAGACGCGGAGGCGGACGCGCTTGCCAATACGGCGCTCTTCACCAGCACGATCGAGCAGTACGTCCGATCCGCCCCGGAACAATGGCTCTGGCTGCATAGGCGCTGGAAGACGCGCCCCCCGGGCGAACCACCCATCTACTAA
- the lpxD gene encoding UDP-3-O-(3-hydroxymyristoyl)glucosamine N-acyltransferase has translation MPNLRQIAEMLHADAEDFPEGGEIMGVASIEGALPSDAVFASDATALERATISAAGCILARLADAFLTEDPRVIPVKDPRFAFSVLAQKLSPAPQGHLHTTAVLGTNVSLGENVSIGAGTVIGDNVTIGDNTTIDARVVVYAGVEIGARVLIQSGAVVGSMGFGYACSASGEYIRFPQQGRLVIEDDVEIGANSTIDRGALEETRIGCGSKLDNLVHIGHNCILGKNVIIAAQTGISGSSVVEDGAILGGQVGIGEHATVGDHVILGGGAGVLSGKKLRGPNQIFWGRPAQPLKQYLRDLAKLRKL, from the coding sequence ATGCCGAACCTGCGCCAGATCGCCGAGATGCTTCATGCGGATGCCGAAGACTTCCCCGAAGGCGGGGAGATTATGGGAGTCGCGAGTATCGAGGGCGCTCTGCCCTCGGATGCCGTCTTCGCCTCGGATGCCACGGCGCTGGAACGGGCGACCATTTCAGCCGCTGGATGTATCCTGGCCCGTCTCGCAGACGCTTTTTTGACAGAGGATCCGCGCGTGATCCCGGTCAAAGACCCGCGCTTCGCCTTTTCTGTCCTCGCACAAAAGCTTTCCCCTGCGCCCCAGGGCCATCTCCATACGACCGCTGTTCTTGGAACGAACGTCAGCCTGGGGGAGAACGTCAGCATTGGCGCAGGCACCGTTATCGGCGACAACGTAACCATCGGCGACAATACGACCATCGACGCGCGCGTGGTCGTCTACGCAGGCGTTGAGATTGGCGCGCGCGTCCTGATCCAGTCCGGTGCCGTGGTGGGCTCGATGGGTTTTGGCTATGCCTGCAGCGCGAGCGGCGAGTACATACGCTTTCCGCAGCAGGGAAGGCTCGTCATCGAAGACGACGTAGAGATTGGCGCGAACTCCACGATCGATCGCGGCGCTCTCGAAGAGACGCGTATCGGTTGCGGCTCGAAGCTGGATAACCTCGTCCACATCGGCCATAACTGCATCCTCGGCAAGAACGTCATTATTGCGGCGCAGACCGGCATCTCCGGCTCTTCCGTGGTGGAAGATGGAGCAATCCTCGGAGGGCAGGTGGGCATCGGGGAACACGCTACGGTGGGCGACCATGTCATTCTCGGCGGAGGCGCGGGTGTTCTGAGCGGCAAGAAGCTGCGCGGCCCCAACCAGATCTTCTGGGGCCGACCGGCACAGCCGTTGAAACAGTATCTCCGCGATCTGGCAAAGTTGCGGAAGCTATGA
- a CDS encoding bifunctional homocysteine S-methyltransferase/methylenetetrahydrofolate reductase: MKNVAADWLKSRTLLFDGAMGTMFYARGIFINRCYDELNLTEPEMVRELHEEYLMAGAEAIETNTFGATAPRLARYGLAEKVGAINRAAVVIAHRAVRHAKEKLAVDALVAGSIGPVADAALSEDEVRNAYREQMAALVEGEGIDLFAIETVMSLREARLALEAAALAAPGIPSIVMVTVNEVGQCLDGTEVEEAVRFLEAAGAAAVGCNCSSGPEMILRTIERMRAVTTLPIAGMPNAGVPSCVDGRSIYLTSPEYMASFARKALRAGATIVGGCCGTTPAHIRSMRGALRAVVAQQEGTASAGKGTKSDHAVAIVEPMPLAARSLLGGRIARKEFVTMVEIVPPKGIDASRELEGARMLHAMGVHAINVPDSPRASARMSAGALCIQIQQKIGVEVVLHSTCRDRNLLGLQSDLLGAASLGLKNMLCLTGDPPKMGTYPDATAVFDVDAIGQLAMAREMNRGFDIGGNSIGASTNFVLACAANPGLPDLDAEVRRFAAKVEAGAEFAITQPVFDLRLLEDFLRRIEQFRIPVIAGIWPLTSVRNAEFMRNDLKVSVPESIMTRMAACETPESAREEGILIAQEMLREARPQVQGVQVSAPFGKYELAAKVLDGFLSGGGNGDV, from the coding sequence ATGAAAAACGTTGCAGCAGATTGGCTTAAATCGAGGACCTTGCTGTTTGACGGCGCAATGGGCACGATGTTTTACGCACGCGGCATTTTTATCAACCGCTGCTATGACGAACTGAATCTCACGGAACCGGAGATGGTACGCGAACTGCACGAAGAGTACCTGATGGCCGGTGCTGAGGCGATCGAGACCAATACCTTTGGCGCTACGGCTCCGCGCCTGGCGCGGTATGGTTTGGCCGAAAAGGTGGGTGCGATCAATCGCGCGGCCGTCGTGATCGCCCACCGTGCGGTGCGGCATGCCAAGGAAAAACTTGCCGTGGACGCCCTTGTGGCCGGATCCATCGGTCCGGTTGCCGATGCTGCGTTGTCCGAGGACGAAGTGCGGAACGCTTATCGGGAGCAGATGGCGGCTCTTGTGGAAGGGGAGGGTATCGATCTTTTTGCGATTGAAACGGTGATGAGCCTGCGCGAGGCGCGACTCGCTCTGGAGGCGGCTGCGCTTGCCGCGCCGGGCATTCCGTCCATCGTGATGGTGACGGTGAATGAGGTGGGCCAGTGCCTGGATGGGACCGAGGTCGAGGAAGCCGTTCGCTTTCTTGAAGCGGCTGGCGCTGCGGCTGTGGGCTGCAACTGCTCCAGCGGACCGGAGATGATCCTGCGCACCATCGAGCGGATGCGCGCCGTGACCACTCTTCCCATCGCGGGGATGCCCAATGCGGGCGTCCCAAGCTGCGTGGATGGGCGGAGTATTTATCTGACCTCTCCTGAGTACATGGCAAGCTTCGCGCGGAAGGCCCTGCGCGCGGGCGCGACCATTGTGGGCGGTTGCTGCGGAACAACGCCTGCCCACATTCGCTCCATGCGCGGGGCCCTGCGTGCGGTCGTCGCCCAGCAGGAAGGAACGGCTTCCGCGGGCAAGGGAACCAAATCGGACCACGCGGTTGCTATCGTGGAACCCATGCCGCTGGCGGCGCGGTCTCTTCTCGGAGGACGGATCGCGCGCAAAGAGTTTGTGACCATGGTGGAGATCGTTCCGCCAAAGGGTATCGACGCCAGCCGCGAGCTGGAGGGAGCACGCATGCTGCACGCGATGGGCGTGCACGCGATTAATGTTCCGGATTCACCGCGGGCCTCAGCGCGTATGAGCGCAGGAGCGCTCTGCATCCAGATTCAGCAGAAGATCGGCGTGGAAGTCGTCCTGCATTCCACCTGCAGAGACCGCAACCTACTTGGCCTGCAGAGCGATCTTCTCGGAGCCGCGTCACTGGGTTTGAAGAACATGCTCTGCCTTACGGGCGATCCGCCAAAGATGGGAACCTATCCCGACGCGACTGCGGTCTTCGACGTCGACGCCATTGGGCAGCTTGCGATGGCGCGGGAGATGAATCGCGGCTTCGATATCGGCGGCAACTCCATCGGTGCGTCCACCAATTTCGTTCTCGCCTGTGCTGCGAATCCCGGACTGCCGGACCTCGATGCCGAGGTGCGTCGGTTCGCGGCGAAGGTGGAGGCCGGCGCCGAGTTTGCCATCACGCAGCCGGTCTTCGATCTGCGCCTGCTGGAAGATTTTCTACGCAGAATCGAGCAGTTCCGTATTCCTGTCATTGCTGGCATCTGGCCGCTGACGAGCGTACGCAACGCGGAGTTTATGCGCAACGATCTCAAGGTGAGCGTGCCGGAATCGATTATGACGCGGATGGCTGCGTGCGAGACCCCCGAGAGCGCGCGTGAAGAGGGTATCTTGATCGCGCAGGAGATGTTGCGCGAAGCGCGGCCGCAGGTGCAGGGCGTCCAGGTGAGCGCACCCTTCGGAAAGTATGAACTGGCGGCGAAAGTCTTGGACGGATTTCTAAGTGGAGGCGGCAATGGCGACGTTTGA
- the xseB gene encoding exodeoxyribonuclease VII small subunit, translating to MATFEEQLKALESVVERLERGDLPLEEALKLFEQGVGLSDGCKKELEAAEGRVQVLLQNRNGTRRVEDLDLEA from the coding sequence ATGGCGACGTTTGAAGAGCAGTTGAAGGCATTGGAGAGCGTAGTCGAGCGGCTGGAACGCGGAGATCTCCCCCTGGAAGAGGCACTCAAGCTGTTTGAGCAGGGTGTCGGTCTCTCAGACGGATGCAAGAAAGAACTTGAGGCCGCCGAAGGGCGTGTGCAAGTGCTCTTGCAGAATCGCAATGGAACCCGCAGGGTTGAAGATCTCGACCTGGAGGCTTGA
- a CDS encoding polyprenyl synthetase family protein — MKLSSIADAKGVFDLLRDDLAAVEREFARQSSSEVRVITEIAEYLLAGGGKRIRPLLLLLSAKALHFRGESRIRLGAVVEMLHTATLVHDDIIDAADTRRGRPSSNTAWGNSKCVLAGDWLYMQSFQVAMEERNFHVLDLLISLTQQMVEGELLQIQKLGRLINEEEYFDLIFRKTASLFRVSMQLGAAIADAPKEIEGQLGEYGRNLGLAFQIVDDVLDLTSEESTLGKPVASDLREGKATLAVIHALERGTGEEREAIRTVLADRSFNRVPHKTILAILKHHGSLDYAMDAARAYAEVARQCLTDLPDSEAKRALLWVPGFVTSRDR; from the coding sequence GTGAAGCTTTCTTCCATCGCGGATGCAAAAGGGGTCTTCGATCTCCTGCGCGACGATCTTGCCGCCGTCGAACGCGAGTTCGCGCGGCAGTCTTCGTCGGAGGTCCGTGTCATCACGGAGATCGCGGAGTACCTGCTGGCAGGTGGAGGAAAACGTATTCGCCCCCTGCTTCTTCTGCTTTCGGCCAAGGCGCTGCACTTTCGGGGCGAATCGCGCATCCGTCTCGGCGCTGTCGTGGAGATGCTGCATACGGCCACGCTTGTGCATGACGACATCATCGATGCGGCAGACACACGCCGCGGTCGGCCTTCGTCCAACACAGCCTGGGGTAACTCCAAGTGCGTCCTCGCCGGGGATTGGCTTTACATGCAGAGCTTCCAGGTGGCGATGGAAGAGCGCAACTTCCACGTCCTCGACCTGCTCATCTCGCTCACCCAGCAGATGGTCGAAGGCGAACTCCTCCAGATCCAGAAGCTGGGTCGCCTGATCAATGAGGAAGAGTACTTCGACCTCATCTTCCGCAAGACGGCTTCCCTCTTCCGCGTCTCCATGCAGCTCGGCGCGGCGATTGCCGACGCTCCCAAGGAGATCGAAGGGCAGCTCGGCGAATACGGCCGCAACCTCGGCCTCGCCTTTCAGATCGTGGACGATGTTCTTGACCTGACCTCGGAAGAGTCCACCCTGGGCAAACCGGTTGCGAGCGATCTCCGTGAAGGCAAAGCGACGCTCGCCGTAATTCACGCGCTTGAACGCGGCACAGGAGAAGAGCGCGAAGCGATCCGCACCGTCCTCGCCGACCGCAGCTTCAACCGCGTCCCGCATAAGACGATCCTTGCAATCCTCAAGCATCACGGCTCGCTGGACTACGCCATGGACGCCGCGCGCGCCTATGCGGAGGTCGCCCGGCAGTGCCTCACGGACCTGCCCGACTCGGAAGCCAAGCGCGCCCTGCTTTGGGTGCCTGGCTTCGTGACCTCGCGCGACCGCTAA
- a CDS encoding YajQ family cyclic di-GMP-binding protein, whose product MANDNSFDVVSKVDIQEVKNAIDQATKEVNARFDLKNSKSTIALEKEEAIQLASQDEYTLTAVIEILSQKLVKRGVSLKSLEFEKIEPASNSSVRQKVKLNQGIASDKAKKIVAAIKDAKLKAQASIQGDTVRVSAKDRDVLQEVISLLKKQDIGLDLQFTNYRSA is encoded by the coding sequence ATGGCCAATGACAACAGCTTCGACGTCGTCAGCAAAGTAGATATCCAGGAAGTGAAGAACGCGATCGACCAGGCCACCAAGGAAGTCAACGCGCGCTTCGACCTGAAGAACTCAAAATCCACCATCGCCCTGGAAAAAGAAGAGGCCATCCAGCTCGCCTCGCAGGACGAATACACCCTGACTGCCGTGATCGAAATTCTCTCGCAGAAGCTCGTGAAGCGCGGCGTTTCGCTTAAGAGCCTGGAGTTCGAGAAGATCGAGCCCGCGTCGAACTCTTCCGTCCGTCAGAAGGTGAAGCTCAACCAGGGCATTGCCTCGGATAAGGCCAAGAAGATCGTCGCCGCCATTAAAGACGCAAAGCTCAAAGCCCAAGCCAGCATCCAGGGCGACACTGTACGCGTCTCGGCGAAAGACCGCGACGTCCTCCAGGAAGTGATCTCGCTCCTTAAAAAGCAAGACATCGGCCTGGATCTGCAGTTCACCAACTATCGCTCCGCCTAA
- a CDS encoding TatD family hydrolase: protein MLVDSHAHLDYYEGPELDQVLGNARAAGLGTILSIGIGDGPETMHRAHDLATTRSTPELQIFASAGIHPQEAHKATPEGLEKLSALAAQEKVIAIGEIGLDYYHLDNPDIATQKAAFSAQMKIAAAAGKPIILHCRTSELAVPAAKERYGAADAADDMLTMLEDEWAPTGLPGILHCFSGTVEHAKRGLAIGFYLSFAGNLTYPRFTTIREAAVAAPADRILVETDSPFLAPIPHRGQRNEPANTAVTANFLAELRGITTPALIAQTTTNFQRLFPTTRIPSLAE from the coding sequence ATGCTCGTAGATTCCCACGCCCATCTCGACTATTACGAAGGCCCGGAGCTGGATCAGGTCCTCGGCAACGCGCGCGCAGCCGGGCTCGGAACCATCCTGTCCATCGGCATCGGCGACGGCCCGGAGACCATGCACCGCGCGCATGATCTAGCCACGACGCGCAGCACACCGGAGCTGCAGATCTTCGCCTCCGCCGGGATTCATCCGCAGGAAGCGCACAAAGCCACGCCCGAAGGCCTGGAAAAGCTGTCTGCACTCGCGGCCCAGGAGAAGGTCATCGCGATTGGCGAGATCGGTCTGGACTACTACCATCTCGATAACCCCGACATCGCCACGCAGAAAGCAGCGTTCAGCGCGCAGATGAAGATTGCCGCTGCGGCGGGCAAGCCCATCATCCTGCACTGCCGCACGAGTGAACTGGCTGTTCCCGCCGCGAAAGAACGGTATGGCGCGGCAGATGCCGCGGACGATATGCTCACCATGCTTGAAGATGAGTGGGCACCGACCGGCCTTCCCGGCATCCTTCACTGCTTCTCCGGCACGGTGGAGCACGCAAAGCGTGGCCTGGCCATCGGCTTCTATCTGTCCTTCGCGGGAAATCTAACCTATCCGCGCTTCACGACGATCCGCGAAGCTGCCGTCGCAGCGCCCGCAGACCGTATTCTTGTAGAGACAGATTCCCCGTTTCTCGCTCCAATTCCACACAGAGGCCAACGCAACGAACCGGCGAACACGGCAGTTACTGCAAACTTCCTCGCAGAACTTCGCGGCATCACAACACCGGCGCTTATTGCACAGACCACCACAAACTTTCAGCGTCTCTTCCCTACGACGCGCATCCCATCCCTAGCGGAGTAA